Sequence from the Acidimicrobiales bacterium genome:
GTATCGACTCGAGCAGCGCGGCGGTGTAGTGATGCATCGGCTGGTTGTAGAGCTCGTCGGCCGGCGCCAGCTCGACGAGCTTGCCGAGGTACATCACGGCGACGCGGTCACTGACGTTCTTCACGACGGCGAGGTTGTGCGACACGAAGACGAGCGTCAGCTTGTAGCGCTGCTTCATGTCCTCGAGCAGGTTGAGGATCTGCGCCTGGACCGACACGTCGAGGGCGGAGACGGGCTCGTCGCAGATGATGAGGTTCGGGTCGAGCGCCAGGGCGCGGGCGATGCTGATGCGCTGGCACTGGCCGCCGGAGAACTCGTGCGGCCGGCGCTCGGCGGCGCGGGGATCGAGGCCGACGGCGTCGAGCAGTTCGAGCACTTTGGCCTCGCGCTCTTCCTTGGTGCCGATGTTCCAGATGTTGAGCGGCTCGGCGATGATGTCGCGGACGCGCCGGCGCGGATTGAGCGATGAGATCGGGTCCTGGAAGATCATCTGCAGCTCGCGGCGCACCGCCCGCAGGTCGTTGCCGTGCAGGTCGGTCAGCTCCCGCCCGTCGTAGCGCACCGATCCGCCCGTCGGCTTGGGAAGCTGCAGGATGGCGCGTCCCGTCGTCGACTTGCCGCAGCCCGACTCGCCCACCAAGCCAAGCGTTTCGCCTTGGTGCACGTCGAAGCTCACGCCCGACACGGCGTGCACCTTGCGTCCCGGTCCGGCCGGGAACTCGACGGTGAGGTCGCGGACTTCGAGCAGCGACGTCACTTCGTACGCGCCTTCTGCTTCTTCGTGCCGACCGGGAACCAGCAGGCGAAGACGTGGTCGTCGCCCACGGTGTCGTCGGACGCCAGCGGCGGCTCCTCCTCGCGGCACTTGTCCTGCGCGTACGGGCAGCGCGGCGCGAAGTTGCAGCCCGGCGGCGGGTTGACGAGGTCCGGCGGGCGACCGCCGATCGCCGGCAGCCGGGTGTGGCTCGGCTGATCCGTCTTCGGGATCGAGGTGATGAGCGCCTCGGTGTAGGGCATGCGCATCTCGGTGAACAGCTTGGCTGTCGGCGCCTTCTCGACGATCTTGCCGGCGTACATGACGGCGATGTGATCGGTGCGGCCGGCCACGACGCCGAGGTCGTGCGTCACGAGGATCATCGCCATGTGACGCTCGCGCTGCTTGTCCTGGAGCAGATTCAGGATCTGCGCTTGCA
This genomic interval carries:
- a CDS encoding ABC transporter ATP-binding protein encodes the protein MTSLLEVRDLTVEFPAGPGRKVHAVSGVSFDVHQGETLGLVGESGCGKSTTGRAILQLPKPTGGSVRYDGRELTDLHGNDLRAVRRELQMIFQDPISSLNPRRRVRDIIAEPLNIWNIGTKEEREAKVLELLDAVGLDPRAAERRPHEFSGGQCQRISIARALALDPNLIICDEPVSALDVSVQAQILNLLEDMKQRYKLTLVFVSHNLAVVKNVSDRVAVMYLGKLVELAPADELYNQPMHHYTAALLESIPVPDPTVRPGAAPDVVVGDPPSPIDPPSGCRFRTRCPRAEAKCAEVEPPLEELRPGHFVACHFPLGVTDGT